The following nucleotide sequence is from uncultured Draconibacterium sp..
TATTTGGGTTTAATGCAGCTGATGGAAACCAAACAATTTCTCCTAAATAGCGTTGGATTGTTCCTTCATCAATTTTATTTCCTTTTTCATTAACTACATTTATAGCAGAAAACAATTTAATTTGCATTTCTCCTTTCCCCTCCGCAAATTTATCACGACCTGTAATTTGAATTAACGGCAACATATTCATCTTAACATTCCAAACAAAAGCCGGATTTTGAGTGGTGAAATATTGTTCAGCTTTAGCATGACTCCACTTTTTTTGTCCAGGTTTCATTTTTATTCGAGCTTCTTGTTTTAACCAAACGGTATGAATTTTTTCCTTGCCCACAACTCCCGATTTTTCTAACCATTGTTTTACAGGCGCAGGTAAATCAAAAATTTCATTATGTTTGAGTTTGTCTATTATAATTGTTTTTGCAGGCTCTATTATTTGCGAAATCTCTATGTCTGTTTTATGCTGAAACCGAATTGAGAATATAGATAAAACGGCGACGACCATAATTATAAAGTTGACAATCATTCCATATTTGGTGTTGCTCCATGTACTTGCAATAAGAAAACATGAAATAATAATTGCTGCAACAACAAAATACAACCAATAATCTTTGCCTAGAGCTAAAGCGGCAGCCGAGAACGCAAACAATAAGAACGAGATAAGCCAAAATATACGCGAAACGAATGAAATTTCGGCGTGCAGGTTTGGTATTTGTGCTATTTTAAACCCTTTTGCAAAGCCTAATAGATGAATCGCAGCGTGCAAAAACATAAGAAATGAAAAAAAGTATCTCATAATTTGCTCAATTTTCTTTTTTGTCTATTAATTTAAAGAATTCTTTGAGTTCTGCTTTTCTTTGCTCGCTTAAAGCATGCCATCTTATGCCTTGAATGGCGCCTTCAATTGCAAACAAAGCATTCAAACAGGTATCATTATCCATGGTTTTGAGCTTGATAAAAGCACGTTCAACACCAATTGATTTCAAATCTTTTGCATCCTTTATTCCTGCCTGAATTAACTGGTCGGATAATTTTTCTCCGATATTTAATAATTGAGTCAATTCATTTCGCTCTTGTATCATAAAATAATATTCTTTTCTAATTGCAAATTGGATTTAGTGAGACGCGAAGAAAAAACATTAAAAGAATGCTGCTAATCCGGTTTAATAATTCACCGCAATCTGATAATAGAACATCTCGTTTTGTGGTTTTTGAATAATGTCTTTTGCAATGAGAATATCAGCCGTTGCTGTATAAATCCAATGGTACCAAAAGATAAAAAACTCTTCAAAGGAAATTTCTTTATCAAAATTCAGTTCTCGGTATGTTGCTTCAAAATCTGGTTTGTTTCGGTTCAGGATATCGAGCAAGCATGGGAAAAACAAATCAGGCATTTTATTGGTTATTAACTGGGTATCATGTTCATCAAAGATGTGAATATTCTTGTCTTTGTAATTATCCCACCCCACATTTGACTTCATTCGATTATTACCATACACACAAATGCCTATGCTATCATTCCAAAGTAGTCCTCGGTTGCCGTAAATTCCGAAAGGTTCGGTTTTGTTGATAGGATTATCTTCAACAATCCCTAGGTAATACCGGCTTCCGTTTCTTAAAGGTCGCTTTTGATTCAAAAATTCTTTTTCTACCCGTTGGATCTGAAAATTATCGAGGATGACATTGCTCAAATAAAAGAGCGACAATTCACGAAAATCATAGTGCTTCGAAATGTTCATTTCGTCATGAATCTCATTTATTTCCGGTAGCCAATTGATTATACTGTCTGCAATTTCATTCGCTGCTATTTGGGCCTTTTTTTCTAATAAATTCCCCCGATCCAATGCAAATATCCCAAGATTTGGCTGAAAATAGTTTCCCTTTTTTGTAAGCAGTTTATTTTTAATAAGGGCATTGATATTCTTTTCAGTTGTTTCTGGGCTCCATTCCAATGCAGTTCCAATTTCAGAAAGCGGAATTTTGTAATGCAAGGCAGTCAGAAACTCAACAAGGCTATCTTTTTTGATATCGATTTTTGGCCCCTGGTATCCAGATATTTGATAAACCCTGAACGAGGAGTTCAGAATGTTATCCATGGTTCTGCTTTTTTTGGATGAACAGCTTGCCAATATAGTGACAGCTAATGCGGCAATTAATATCTTCAAAGTTCTCATACAATTATATTTTTAGAATTATCAGTAATCTTATAATCTTTCATTATATATACTAGTTATTTTATAGTGTTAAATTCGTTTGAAAAACAGTTCTTTATTTTTTATAATTAAATAAGCTGAAACAATTAGCAATAAACCGGTTTGTATCACTTTGCTCATGGGATGAGTAGCAAATATCTCATTGAAAAATCCGGCGGTGATATGAAATACTACAGGAAGCAAGATGTTTCTATTGGTTTTGTAATACAACCAATTCATAATAAGTACAAAGGGTATCATGCTAACTACAAAATTAAGCGAGTAAAGTAATCCCGATTCAACCAGGTTACTATGATAATAACCTTTAATAAACGATAGAGGGAAATGCCAAATTGCCCAATAAACAGCAAATATTATAGAGGCAGTAAACAAATTCAAATGAGAAACCAAACTGTCTGTCCCATAGGAATGCCAAGCCAGTTCTTCAAGCATTGGTGCTAAGATCAGCAAAAACCAAACTGGGAAAAGTGCAGATGTAAAAGTAAATGCACCTCTTAACTCAAATTGGCTCGTACTGTACCCAAAAAACAGAGATATTGTCTGAGCCACCAAAATGCTGAATAGCATTAGAAAAAACGCAATAAGAATGTATTCGCGCTTTATACTTTTGAAATTGAAAAAACGACCTAAAAAATCCTTTCTAAGTGCTTTGTTGGGTAACATAAAAAAAAGTGCGATGATTATTGGGACAAGTAATCCAACAAAACTGCAAATTCCGGTTGCCCATTCTAGCGTTCGGGTGTAAGGTGTTTGGTGACTAAACCAGGCACTTAAGAACCAAAAGGCCCAGGGAATAGAAATAGATAATAGATAAAAAGCAAATGGACTTTTGTACTTTTTAATGATTTGAATTTTTGGCATAATTGTATTCATGGCTAAAACTTTTTTGAGCAAAGTAATATCAAATGCAAATGGCAATCGCTCAAACATACAGGTATGGACTTTGAAGGAGTCTAAACCTATATGTCTGCACTTCTATTGTTCAATTTTTAGCGAATAAATTTTCATTATAATTATTTTTGATAAGAAATTAAAATACAACTACTAATTAGAAAACAATATTTGATATGATGTTAAGGTGGCTTGTTCTGTGTATTTTGTTATTTCATTGTTTAGGAATTTTTTCAAAGAATTTAGAAAGGAAGGCTTTTTTGGGAGTTGCTATGGCGGAGATTCCTGATTCGATTAAAACAACAAATCCATATGGGGTATATATCAATTATGTTTTCCCAAATTCCACCGCCGACCATGCCAATTTGTGTAAAGGAGTAATTTTAACTAAAATCAACAATGTTCCTATAAGAACAAAAACGGATGCTATAAAAATTATGGAGAATATTAGGGAAGGTAATTTCTTGAAAATTGATTATTTTCTTAATGGTTTGGAGAAGACTGAAACAGTAAAGGCGGTTGGCAAACCAATGGAAACCTCAGAATCAGCTGATATTTACTATGATAATATTGATTTTGAGGGATGCAAGTTGAGGACTATATTATATACGCCTAAAGGAAAAGTAAATTGTCCTGTTGTTTTCTTTCTTCAGGGATACTCTTGTTCAAGTGTAGAGAATCCATTCTACAAGAATAGCCCCTATTTAAAATTTTACGACGATTTGGTGAATTCGGGTTACGCAATATTTCGATTGGAAAAAGCTGGAGTTGGAGATAGTGAAAGTTGTTTTGAATGCATGCAAATGGGATTTAATTCGGAATGCTCAACATTTAAACAGGCATATCGATCTTTGATTAAAAACCCTTTAATAGATAGTACAAACATTTTTCTTTTTGGTCATTCTATTGGTGGTATTATTGCTCCAATTCTTGCGGAGGAGTATTCGCCTAAAGGAATAATTGCATATGGCACAGTCGCTAAATCTTGGTTTGAATATCTAATTGATGTGAAAAGAGAACAGGGTGCAATTTGGTCGAAATCAGCGATTCAAACATCTAAAAACCTACGCGGGTTTATTCCATTTTGGTACGATTTATTAATTGAGAAGAAAAATAATCAGGAAATGGTGAAAAACGAGAATCATAGAAATTTCCTGGCAGCACAAGGACTTTTGGGCGATATTATTAATGGATACTACCTGAATAGGTCTTTAGTATACTGGCAAGAACTAAATGAGATAAATGTTTGTAAAAAATGGTCAAATGCATCAACGCACGTCTTGTGTTTGCATGGAGAGTTAGACATCCAAGCTCTTAATGCAGAATGGGCACATACGATAACAGATATTGTATCTCTTAATTCGCCCAATAAAGCCGACTTAAATGTGTTACCGAATACAGATCATGGTTTTGTATACTTTAAAAATATGGATGAAAACACTAAGATTTTGGATTCAAATGGATATCATAATTATTCTATGAACAATTATAGTGGTATTGTTGCAGAAAATGCTATTAACTGGATGGATAGTACAAGAATGAATTAGAATTAATCACATTCAATAAAACAAAGAATACTAACGAACCAGCTTAGAATTAGATTTCAACCTAAAAAAATTGAAGGCTAATCTTGCCAAACAAGAAGGTTGTAACGGGTAGAGGAGCATACTATAGTTTCCATATTTCACAATAATTGTTTCGATAAGTACTTAGAAGGAGTGAGACCTTTATGTTTTTTGAAAATATTATTGAAAGACGATTTGGAATTGAAACCCGAATCAATTGCCAGGGCAAGTAAACTGTAATTTTTGTTTTCCCTAGCTTTCTTTATAAATTCTTCAACGCGATAGTTATTTACAAAATCATGAAAATTTACCTTTGCCTCCTGATTGATTATTTGCGAAAGCTGGTTTGGTGAAATTTCAATTAAATGGGCCAAATCAGTCAAACTTAGCTTAGGATCAAGATAAGGCTTTTGATCGGCCATGGTTTTTAGCAGTTTTAAATAAAGTGTTGTTACCATTTCGCTTTTCAATCCCGAGTTTTTATATTTTTCTTCAAATTTTGTTTCTTTCTTGCCAGGATTCTTCGGTTGGGGAATATTTGTAAAAATATTTTCTTGCTTTATGCCAAAATACCCGATGTAAAAAACAAATCCAATGATTACCAGGTAAATAATATACTCAGCATTGAATGAAAATTGAAAGCCCAAAGCGTCGCGTACTAAATAAATAATTGTTGCTGACAAAAACACCAATCCAATAGCTAAAATGCAGTTTCGCAGCCATTTTATGTTTATCCCTTCACTATACGAAAAATAGTTATCGATTTCTTTTTGGTGCCTTAAGGTTAACTGGTACGAAAGAATGGAGTAGCTTAATCCTGAAAGAAGAATTGCTATCAATAAAACAATAGAAAAAAAATGGTAATCGTCTATTTCGCCAACATCAACCCTTTTTTTTTCCTCGGCACTGTAAAAGAAAAAAAAGTTAAACATGTAAACATATGAAACTACTGCAGGTATAAAATGCAAATAATCGATGGTTCGAATTTTGTCGTCATTACGCAAGGAATAAAGGGTGTATAAAAAGAGCATTGGACCGTGAAGCAGCGGGAACGGGGCAGTAACACCAATCAGATGCGGATAGATTTCCCAATATCCTGTCTGATTATAATAGTAGCCTAAAAGATGAATTCCAATTATGGAAAGCCAGATGGCTAAAATTCTGTCGGTTAAACTCTTGTTTTTTTTTGTCAGGAGTAGAATGACAATAAAAACAGATAATGCTATACCACTTATTAAAATTACCTCCATTAATATGTTTTACTTAAATAAGAAACAAACAACGAACATAGAGAAACGTTACGTTAATGTAAATTTAGCATATATATTTATTAACATATTATGAGGAATTACTTTTTTTGCAAAAGCCTATAATAATTACCTGAAATTATTCTTTGGTAATTTGTACTTCTTTCCACTTCTACAATTATTTTTAACCTTATGATTTATATTTCAAAAGAAATGCAGTCATTTTATTTGGTTGATATTGAATCAGTTTGCTGTTTTGTTTTTCTTACCTCTTACCTAACTTTATACCAGTTAAAAGACCCTTTTCGAGGTAGGATAGCAAGATACTATTTTAAAAAGCAACAATTAATGAGCTTTTTTTTGCTTCAAAGTAGAAGCGGGCTGGATGGTATCTTGTGCGGGTAGTTATTAAGTGCGTAGGCATTGCAAGATACTATTTTAAAAAGCAACAATTAATGAGCTTTTTTTTGCTTCAAAGTAGAAGCGGGCTGGATGGTATCTTGTGCGGGTAGTTATTAAGTGCGTAGGCATTGCAAGATGTCAGTTTGTATATACAAACTGCTCTTGCCCGCTTCCGCTAAGTGATGACACCCAAATGGGGTCATAAAAGGAGTCTGGAATAATGAACAAGACCAAAAATATTATTCTCAGGTGCAGTGTTGGAGAAAAGAGAATCATACAGCAGCTGGCAAAGAAAAGCGGACTAACGCTTTCAGAGTATTGCCGCCGGCAAGCCATTCATGGTGAGGTAAAAGCCATACCCGCACTAACGCAGCAGGAGATTGAATACTTCCGAATGCTGAAGACTTACAGTACCCATTTCAACCGAATTAGCAGCCTGATACGCAAAAAAGACCCTGTATTGGTTGAAGAGATAAGGCAACTGGTAAGTGAGCTGACCCGGCTTCAGCAACGTATTGTCTAAGGAGAGCAGAAGGGATTAAAATGTTTTATAAAACCGTTATTACAGATGATAGCCAAAGCCAAAGCAATAGCGCATGGAAGCAGGGCGATAGAATATGCACTGCGGGAATCAAAGAAAGGTTCTTTGGTGGCATCCAACCTGGTTCAAAACGAAACGCCCGGAGCAATCTACAACGAGTTTCTGGAGCTGCAGGAATGTAATACGCGTTGCAGGAATAAGTTTATCCGGATCGAGATTGGTATTGCCCCCGGAGATGAGAAGAAACTTGGAGAGGAAGACCTTGCCGCTATCTGCAGGGAGTTTAGCAGTCGTTTTGGTTTTGAAAACCACCAGTGGATTGGATGTGTCCACCGGGATACGGAGCATTTACATATGCACATGATCGTTAACCGGATCGGGATAGACCAACGTGTTTATGATACCAGTTTTATCAGCAAACGGGCCGGAAAGATTGCAGAAAGCATCAGCCGGGAACTGGGACTGACCATTGCCAACCAGGTAAAACGTAAAAGCAAGTACCGGCCTGAAGTAATGGGCTTTGAACGGATACTGGCCAAAACACTGATATGCAAGGCTGCCGGAGAAGTGTTATCGGGGCATCCCACATCCCTGCAAGAATTTACAGCGATGATGAAAAAGCATGATATCGCTGTTCAGCAGGCGGTCAATAAAAAAGGAAACACCTATGGTTTGCGGTTTACCGGTCACAATCAGACCTTCAAAGCCTCTCAGATCGGCAAAGAGTTTGGTTACCGTACCCTGCTGAATACATTTAAGGAGAACAGAGAGATCCTCAGACAGGATTCCGGGCATCTAAACAAGCAGGAACAATCACAAGGTAAATCGGTCAGAAATGCAATTTTGTCGGGTATCGCTTATATATCCGGTCCGCGGCAATTACTTCGGGAAAATGATTCGGGGATAAGTGA
It contains:
- a CDS encoding relaxase/mobilization nuclease domain-containing protein → MIAKAKAIAHGSRAIEYALRESKKGSLVASNLVQNETPGAIYNEFLELQECNTRCRNKFIRIEIGIAPGDEKKLGEEDLAAICREFSSRFGFENHQWIGCVHRDTEHLHMHMIVNRIGIDQRVYDTSFISKRAGKIAESISRELGLTIANQVKRKSKYRPEVMGFERILAKTLICKAAGEVLSGHPTSLQEFTAMMKKHDIAVQQAVNKKGNTYGLRFTGHNQTFKASQIGKEFGYRTLLNTFKENREILRQDSGHLNKQEQSQGKSVRNAILSGIAYISGPRQLLRENDSGISEEERKRKQNLKKKRRYGPKF
- a CDS encoding TfoX/Sxy family protein, producing MIQERNELTQLLNIGEKLSDQLIQAGIKDAKDLKSIGVERAFIKLKTMDNDTCLNALFAIEGAIQGIRWHALSEQRKAELKEFFKLIDKKEN
- a CDS encoding DUF6544 family protein, with translation MRYFFSFLMFLHAAIHLLGFAKGFKIAQIPNLHAEISFVSRIFWLISFLLFAFSAAALALGKDYWLYFVVAAIIISCFLIASTWSNTKYGMIVNFIIMVVAVLSIFSIRFQHKTDIEISQIIEPAKTIIIDKLKHNEIFDLPAPVKQWLEKSGVVGKEKIHTVWLKQEARIKMKPGQKKWSHAKAEQYFTTQNPAFVWNVKMNMLPLIQITGRDKFAEGKGEMQIKLFSAINVVNEKGNKIDEGTIQRYLGEIVWFPSAALNPNITWEAIDSYSAKATINYNGTKGSGIFHFNSDGDFVRYCALRFKDNTHEAKRFEWVIDVKEHAVVQGIKIPVKMTATWKLDIGDWTWLEMEITDIKYNINAQ
- a CDS encoding CocE/NonD family hydrolase, whose product is MMLRWLVLCILLFHCLGIFSKNLERKAFLGVAMAEIPDSIKTTNPYGVYINYVFPNSTADHANLCKGVILTKINNVPIRTKTDAIKIMENIREGNFLKIDYFLNGLEKTETVKAVGKPMETSESADIYYDNIDFEGCKLRTILYTPKGKVNCPVVFFLQGYSCSSVENPFYKNSPYLKFYDDLVNSGYAIFRLEKAGVGDSESCFECMQMGFNSECSTFKQAYRSLIKNPLIDSTNIFLFGHSIGGIIAPILAEEYSPKGIIAYGTVAKSWFEYLIDVKREQGAIWSKSAIQTSKNLRGFIPFWYDLLIEKKNNQEMVKNENHRNFLAAQGLLGDIINGYYLNRSLVYWQELNEINVCKKWSNASTHVLCLHGELDIQALNAEWAHTITDIVSLNSPNKADLNVLPNTDHGFVYFKNMDENTKILDSNGYHNYSMNNYSGIVAENAINWMDSTRMN
- a CDS encoding CPBP family intramembrane glutamic endopeptidase, encoding MNTIMPKIQIIKKYKSPFAFYLLSISIPWAFWFLSAWFSHQTPYTRTLEWATGICSFVGLLVPIIIALFFMLPNKALRKDFLGRFFNFKSIKREYILIAFFLMLFSILVAQTISLFFGYSTSQFELRGAFTFTSALFPVWFLLILAPMLEELAWHSYGTDSLVSHLNLFTASIIFAVYWAIWHFPLSFIKGYYHSNLVESGLLYSLNFVVSMIPFVLIMNWLYYKTNRNILLPVVFHITAGFFNEIFATHPMSKVIQTGLLLIVSAYLIIKNKELFFKRI
- a CDS encoding helix-turn-helix domain-containing protein, whose amino-acid sequence is MEVILISGIALSVFIVILLLTKKNKSLTDRILAIWLSIIGIHLLGYYYNQTGYWEIYPHLIGVTAPFPLLHGPMLFLYTLYSLRNDDKIRTIDYLHFIPAVVSYVYMFNFFFFYSAEEKKRVDVGEIDDYHFFSIVLLIAILLSGLSYSILSYQLTLRHQKEIDNYFSYSEGINIKWLRNCILAIGLVFLSATIIYLVRDALGFQFSFNAEYIIYLVIIGFVFYIGYFGIKQENIFTNIPQPKNPGKKETKFEEKYKNSGLKSEMVTTLYLKLLKTMADQKPYLDPKLSLTDLAHLIEISPNQLSQIINQEAKVNFHDFVNNYRVEEFIKKARENKNYSLLALAIDSGFNSKSSFNNIFKKHKGLTPSKYLSKQLL